TGATATCTGGATTCAGCCGGCTGCAGGAGATGCCGGAGGCGCCCTTGGAGCGGCATTGGCCGCGTACCACATCTACTTCGGGCAAAAACGCACGGCCCACCCGTTCCCCGATAACATGCAGGGCTCCTATCTGGGACCCAGGTTCAGCGACGCCTACACCCTCGTCATGGCGGAAAAATATAAAGCCCCCTACGAGAAATTCGAAGATTTCGATGCCCTATGCGTCAGAACAGCCGAAATTCTCGATCAGGGCAATGTAGTAGGATGGTTCCAGGAGAGGATGGAATGGGGCCCCCGGGCATTGGGCAACAGGAGCATCATTGCGGACGCCAGGAATTCGGAGATGCAGAAAAAACTGAACCTTAAAATAAAATACAGGGAGAGTTTCCGCCCCTTTGCGCCTTCGGTGCTTGCGGAGGACTCGGAGGAGTTCTTCGACCTTGCGACCCCCTCCCCTTACATGCTCCTCGTGGCGGACGTGAAGGAAGGGAAACGGAACCCCGTACCCGGCAATTATCATTCCCTGCCCTGGAGAGACAAGCTCTATCACCTCCGGTCCGATGTGCCCGGGGTAACCCATATCGATTATACGGCACGGATACAAACCGTCCACAAAGAAACGAACCCGAAATATTGGCAGCTCATTAAACGGTTCAAAGACAGGACAGGCTACGGAGTGATCATCAACACGAGCTTCAACGTCCGGGGAGAACCCATTGTCATGAGCCCCGAGGATGCATACAGGTGCTTCATGAGAACGGAGATGGATTATCTCGTAATAGGCGATTATCTTTTCGAGAAGAAGTCGCAGCCTCCCTGGGTTGAAAAAGGCGACTGGAAAGAGGTATACGGGCTCGATTAAGAAGAGGATCATCGGCCCTTGGACCGGCCGATCCTGCCCTCGGTCTGAAGAATGCCGAATATTGACCAAAATTTAATCCCTGTCCCTGACAGGGAAGCAAAACCGACCGCATTCCGATATTAACCCGGATTCGGGAAGCCGAATAAGGAGGTAAACAATGTCATTATTGGGTGATCTCTGGGGATTTCTCAAAGAAAGAAAAAAATGGTGGCTTTTGCCCATCATTGTCGTGCTCCTGATCTTCGGACTCCTCATAGTACTCTCAGGAGGCTCGGCAATCGCACCTTTTATTTACGCGATTTTTTAAGCGTGTGATGCGTTAAAGCGTGTGATGCGTGTGATGCGTTAAAAGAGAAAATCGGAAAACGTGTAATCGGAAAACGGTGGTGCGTGTGGGGAGAAGAA
The window above is part of the Syntrophorhabdaceae bacterium genome. Proteins encoded here:
- a CDS encoding DUF5989 family protein — encoded protein: MSLLGDLWGFLKERKKWWLLPIIVVLLIFGLLIVLSGGSAIAPFIYAIF